The following is a genomic window from Spirosoma agri.
GCACAAAATCGCCGATGAGGTAGCCGTAGCTCTCTTCACCACCACCAATAAACTTCTCTTTGCCTTCCAGTTCGCGGATAACTTCAGCAATGTATTTGAAGCCAGTCAGCGTATTGTAGCAGTTTACGCCATACCGTTCGCACATTCGGTCGATGAGATCGGTCGTTACGATCGTCTTGGCAATGAACTCTTTGCCAGTGAGTTTGCCCGCGTCTTTCCAGGCATTCAGCAGGTAATAGATGATCAGGCTCGCCATCTGGTTACCGTTCAGTAACTCAAATTCGCCGTGGTGATTCCGCGCACCGGCACCGACACGGTCAGCATCGGGATCGGTTGCCATGATCAGATCGGCATCCAGTGACACCGCCAGATCAAGCGCCAGTTGCATGGCAGCCCGTTCTTCCGGGTTCGGCGATTTTACGGTTGGGAAGTTGCCATCGGGAGTCGCCTGTTGCTCAACGATATGAACATTGGTGAAGCCCAGTGCATCCAGCGCACGGGGAACGAGCGTAATACCGGTTCCGTGGATGGGTGTGTACACAATGTTGAGGTTCGCCTGCCGCTTGATGACATCCGGATTAACGGCGTTCGATTTGATCCGCTCGATGTAGGGCGCATCGATCTCTTCGTCAATCAATTGAATTTTCTCTGGAACACCTTCGAACTTAATGTCATCGACCGAGGTGATCTTATTCACCTCATCGATGATGGCCTTGTCGTGTGGGGCTACAACCTGCGCGCCATCGTTCCAGTACACCTTGTAACCATTGTACTCGGGCGGGTTATGCGAGGCCGTTACGACGATACCGCTCTGGCAACCCAGCTGCCGGATGGCAAACGATAACTCGGGTGTTGGCCGTAACGCGCTGAACAGATACACTTTAATGCCATTGGCCGTAAAAATATCGGCGACGAGCCGCGCAAACTCAGGGCTCATCCGACGACTATCGTGGGCAATGGCTACGCTTATGTCTTCACCTGGAAACGCTGCGTTGATGTAGTTGGATAACCCTTGCGTGGCTGCGCCAACGGTGTAGCGATTCATGCGGTTAGAGCCTACCCCAACCACCCCACGCAGGCCACCCGTTCCGAATTCGAGATCGCGGTAGAACGAGTCGGTCAGTTCGGTAACGTTGCCTGAGTCGATCAGGTGTTGAATTGCTTCTTTACTATCGGCGTCGTAGTTGCCGCCAAGCCACTGGTCTATGCGCTGTTGGGTAGAAGCGTCAAGGGTCGTTGTCATCTTAAAATGTACTTTTAGAGTCGATCAAATATTGCGTCAAAATTACGATTCCCCGTTTGTCCACCAAATCCTTATGATAGATTCATTAGAAGATACGTTTGAATAAATTAGCGTGGTTTAGACAGCTTCAACCGGAACTGCCGTAACGTCTTAGTTATCTATTTCCAATGATACTCAGCCTACGTATACC
Proteins encoded in this region:
- a CDS encoding phospho-sugar mutase codes for the protein MTTTLDASTQQRIDQWLGGNYDADSKEAIQHLIDSGNVTELTDSFYRDLEFGTGGLRGVVGVGSNRMNRYTVGAATQGLSNYINAAFPGEDISVAIAHDSRRMSPEFARLVADIFTANGIKVYLFSALRPTPELSFAIRQLGCQSGIVVTASHNPPEYNGYKVYWNDGAQVVAPHDKAIIDEVNKITSVDDIKFEGVPEKIQLIDEEIDAPYIERIKSNAVNPDVIKRQANLNIVYTPIHGTGITLVPRALDALGFTNVHIVEQQATPDGNFPTVKSPNPEERAAMQLALDLAVSLDADLIMATDPDADRVGAGARNHHGEFELLNGNQMASLIIYYLLNAWKDAGKLTGKEFIAKTIVTTDLIDRMCERYGVNCYNTLTGFKYIAEVIRELEGKEKFIGGGEESYGYLIGDFVRDKDAIASCAMIAELTAYAKDKGQSLFDLLMTMYQENGFYYESLVSLTKKGKSGAEEIQQMMADFRANPPKEIAGSAVVRVDDYKALTRLDAQSGQTSAIEAGKMGIESSNVLQFFTADGTKVSARPSGTEPKIKFYVSVREPLESKEAFDDTYAQLKAKVQRVIDDLQLV